A window of Streptomyces sp. NBC_01142 genomic DNA:
GGAGACGGTCTCGGGGGCCACGGAGGCGGCCGACGCCTGTTCGCTCTCGCTCATGAGGGTCCCCTGTTTCCTGGTATGCGCAATTTTGCCCAGGATCGCACTGCGCCGCCGTGGCTGCGCCCGGAGCCTCTTGCCCGGTAGGCTTTCCGTGTGATCTTCAAGCGCATCGGTAACGGGCGGCCGTATCCCGACCATGGCCGGGAAAGCACCCGGCAGTGGGCGGATGTTGCGCCGCGCCCGGTCCGCCTCGATCAGCTCGTGACCACCAAGGGCCAGCTCGATCTCGAGACGCTGCTCGCGGAGGACTCCACGTTCTACGGCGACCTCTTCGCCCATGTCGTGAAGTGGCAGGGCGACCTCTACCTGGAGGACGGTCTGCACCGCGCCGTGCGCGCCGCGCTCCAGCAGCGTCAGGTGCTGCACGCCCGCGTTCTCGAGCTGGGCTGAGGCCACCGGCGCGGGCCGGCGACGGCTCGTCGAGGCGGCTTCCGTGACGGGCCGCCCCGCCCCCGGCGACAGGGCGTCAACTGACCCTTTCGGACCCTTTACGGACCGTACGGACGCAATCTATTGATCATCTAGTAGGCATCCGCACCGGGCCGCACTACGCTGCGCCCATGAGCATGCTGACTCCCCCCGGCATGGGTGGAAAGTACCGCATCACGGGCGACAAGTACCCGCGCATGCGACGCCCTCGCAACCGCCGCAGAAGCGTATCGGCCGCCCTGGCCGCGGTGGTCGCCCTCGCCCTCGCCGGCTGGGGAACACT
This region includes:
- a CDS encoding type II toxin-antitoxin system VapB family antitoxin, which translates into the protein MIFKRIGNGRPYPDHGRESTRQWADVAPRPVRLDQLVTTKGQLDLETLLAEDSTFYGDLFAHVVKWQGDLYLEDGLHRAVRAALQQRQVLHARVLELG